In Corynebacterium afermentans subsp. afermentans, a genomic segment contains:
- a CDS encoding FHA domain-containing protein FhaB/FipA, with product MDSTMILSARFGLLALLWVFIFLVMWTQRKDVVSAGGTMRRKASASAPAPREKARTLAVVEGPLKGSHMEIASLEDLTVGRAGDNDFQLGDDFASSRHARLFRRGSDWFVEDLDSRNGTFVNGVRIDQPERVTVGTDMKMGRTIVRLMP from the coding sequence ATGGATTCGACCATGATCCTCAGCGCCCGCTTCGGCCTTTTGGCCTTGCTCTGGGTGTTCATTTTCTTGGTGATGTGGACGCAGAGGAAGGATGTGGTGTCGGCGGGCGGGACGATGCGTCGTAAGGCAAGTGCGTCTGCCCCTGCCCCCAGGGAGAAAGCGCGCACCCTTGCGGTAGTTGAGGGGCCGCTGAAAGGCTCCCACATGGAAATTGCCAGCTTGGAAGACTTGACTGTCGGTAGAGCCGGAGACAACGATTTCCAGCTGGGCGACGACTTCGCCTCCTCGCGCCACGCGCGCCTGTTCCGCAGGGGCAGCGACTGGTTCGTGGAGGACCTGGACTCGCGCAACGGCACCTTCGTCAACGGGGTGCGCATTGATCAGCCTGAGCGGGTGACCGTGGGCACGGACATGAAGATGGGACGCACGATTGTGAGGCTGATGCCGTGA
- a CDS encoding FtsW/RodA/SpoVE family cell cycle protein, with protein sequence MSRLVSRSRELLLLLFATGLLALMLFGLETSQGRTLSTEMLYIIGGFMGVYAIAHVAIAFLAPYADQVMLPVVALLNAVGLVVIYRLDLAERPGYGPLAERQMLWSLVGVGLMVLTLVVIRDHKSLSRYSYLLGLVGLILLALPLVWPQPPGYEEARIWLWLGPFSIQPGEFSKILLLIFFAQLLAQKRALFTVAGKRFLGMTFPRIRDLAPILMVWAIAILIMGISNDFGPALLLFATVLGMVYFATGRASWLFIGVGLVAVGGYAVYQVSSKIQERVSNFIDPFTDFDGIGNQPANALISLSWGGITGTGLGYGHPELVPVAHSDYILAAIGEELGFVGIAAVLCLFAVFITRGFRTAMQARDSYGKLLASGLALTIVIQIFVVAGGVSAMLPMTGLTTPFMSAGGSSVMANYILLGLLLRISNSANRPADYDAVAAGTARPEAVGAR encoded by the coding sequence ATGAGCCGCCTAGTATCCCGCAGCCGCGAGCTGCTCCTCCTGTTGTTCGCCACAGGGCTCCTTGCGCTCATGCTCTTCGGCTTAGAGACGAGCCAAGGGCGCACCCTGTCCACCGAAATGCTCTACATCATCGGCGGATTCATGGGCGTCTACGCCATCGCGCACGTCGCCATCGCCTTTTTGGCGCCGTACGCGGACCAGGTGATGTTGCCCGTGGTGGCGCTGCTCAACGCCGTGGGCCTGGTGGTGATCTACCGTCTTGACCTGGCAGAACGCCCCGGTTACGGGCCGCTGGCGGAGCGCCAGATGCTGTGGTCCTTAGTTGGCGTGGGGCTGATGGTGCTGACCCTGGTGGTCATCCGCGACCACAAATCCCTGTCGCGCTACTCCTACCTTCTGGGCCTGGTGGGCCTGATCCTGCTGGCCCTGCCGCTGGTGTGGCCGCAGCCGCCGGGCTACGAGGAGGCACGCATCTGGCTGTGGCTGGGCCCGTTTTCCATCCAGCCGGGCGAGTTTTCCAAGATCCTGCTGCTGATCTTCTTCGCCCAGCTTTTGGCCCAGAAGCGCGCCCTGTTCACCGTGGCCGGCAAACGCTTTTTGGGCATGACCTTCCCGCGCATCCGCGACCTCGCGCCGATCCTCATGGTGTGGGCGATCGCGATTTTGATCATGGGCATCTCCAACGACTTCGGCCCGGCGCTGCTCCTGTTCGCCACCGTGCTGGGCATGGTCTACTTCGCCACCGGCCGCGCGTCCTGGCTATTCATCGGCGTCGGATTGGTGGCCGTAGGCGGCTACGCCGTCTACCAAGTCAGCTCCAAGATCCAGGAGCGCGTGTCCAACTTCATCGACCCGTTCACGGACTTCGACGGCATTGGCAACCAGCCCGCCAACGCCCTGATCAGCCTGAGCTGGGGCGGCATCACCGGCACCGGTCTGGGCTACGGCCACCCGGAGCTAGTGCCCGTGGCGCACTCCGACTACATCCTGGCCGCCATCGGCGAAGAGCTCGGCTTTGTGGGCATCGCCGCAGTGCTGTGCCTGTTCGCGGTGTTTATCACCCGCGGGTTCCGCACCGCCATGCAGGCGCGCGACTCCTACGGCAAGCTGCTCGCGTCCGGGTTGGCGCTGACCATTGTCATCCAGATCTTCGTGGTCGCCGGCGGCGTGTCCGCCATGCTGCCCATGACGGGCCTGACCACCCCGTTCATGTCCGCCGGCGGCTCGTCTGTGATGGCCAACTACATCCTGCTCGGGCTGCTTTTGCGCATCTCCAACAGCGCCAACCGCCCCGCGGACTACGACGCCGTGGCCGCCGGCACCGCGCGTCCTGAGGCGGTGGGTGCACGATGA
- a CDS encoding penicillin-binding transpeptidase domain-containing protein → MNKSIRYGAVVALLMIAALMVNFTVVQGLREDEYAQNQHNSRILMDLKRTNRGDIVAGETVLAQSHRDEETGFYQRAYPNMPFSFAPIVGFVSDQFGTSQLEATHNGDLTGDSGTASRFLRTGLEDGQKGDTVDLTLDPNLQAFSYDQLVKPGFDGAVVAVRASTGEVLSMASTPSFDPNGIANPATAEGAWSEATGNPANPLLNHAAQEQLPPGSIFKIITTAAGLRNGFTPESPLTGEASTILPGTDNIPLTNYGGQACAGGGQVPLRTAFALSCNTAFVQMGLAMGPDSLRDAAARFGIGERYNLGLPNAAGSLGDLPGGAEVAQSAIGQRDVTMTALQAAMMSATIANKGKRMEPHVVRQVRNADGKVLHETEPVELNEAVTEQEAATITDLMFASERWTFGYDGNGFASKTGTAEHAEGAAPHVWYVAFDPAKDVAVAVVVKNGGNIGEAATGGQVAGPIGRAVLRAAPAAPAPVEGAE, encoded by the coding sequence ATGAACAAGTCCATCCGCTACGGCGCCGTGGTCGCGCTGCTGATGATCGCGGCGCTTATGGTCAACTTCACCGTGGTCCAGGGCCTGCGTGAAGACGAGTACGCGCAGAACCAGCACAACTCACGCATCCTCATGGACCTCAAACGCACCAACCGCGGCGACATCGTCGCGGGCGAGACCGTTCTGGCCCAGAGCCACCGCGACGAGGAAACCGGCTTCTACCAGCGCGCCTACCCCAACATGCCGTTCTCGTTCGCGCCCATCGTCGGTTTTGTCTCCGACCAGTTCGGCACCTCCCAGCTGGAGGCCACCCACAACGGCGATCTCACCGGTGATTCCGGCACCGCCTCGCGTTTCTTGCGCACCGGGCTCGAGGACGGCCAAAAGGGCGACACCGTCGACCTGACCCTGGACCCGAACCTGCAGGCGTTTTCGTACGACCAGCTGGTCAAGCCGGGCTTTGATGGTGCGGTGGTGGCCGTGAGGGCGTCGACAGGCGAAGTGCTCTCCATGGCATCAACCCCCAGCTTTGACCCCAACGGCATTGCCAACCCGGCGACCGCCGAGGGTGCCTGGTCCGAGGCCACCGGCAACCCCGCGAACCCGCTGTTAAACCACGCGGCGCAGGAGCAGCTGCCGCCAGGTTCGATTTTCAAGATCATCACCACCGCCGCGGGCCTGCGAAACGGCTTCACGCCGGAGTCGCCGCTGACCGGCGAGGCCAGCACGATCCTGCCGGGCACGGACAACATCCCGCTGACCAACTACGGCGGCCAGGCCTGCGCCGGTGGCGGACAGGTGCCGCTGCGCACCGCGTTCGCCCTGTCCTGCAATACCGCGTTCGTGCAGATGGGCCTTGCTATGGGCCCGGATTCGCTGCGCGACGCCGCCGCCCGCTTCGGCATCGGCGAGCGCTACAACCTGGGCCTGCCCAACGCCGCCGGCTCCCTGGGCGATCTGCCCGGCGGGGCCGAAGTGGCGCAGTCCGCCATCGGCCAGCGCGACGTGACCATGACTGCGCTGCAGGCGGCGATGATGTCTGCGACGATCGCCAATAAGGGCAAGCGCATGGAACCGCACGTGGTGCGGCAGGTGCGCAACGCCGACGGCAAAGTCCTGCACGAAACCGAGCCGGTGGAGCTGAACGAGGCCGTAACGGAACAAGAAGCCGCAACGATCACGGACTTGATGTTCGCGTCCGAGCGGTGGACCTTCGGCTACGACGGCAACGGCTTCGCCTCCAAGACCGGCACAGCCGAGCACGCCGAAGGCGCCGCCCCGCACGTGTGGTACGTGGCGTTCGACCCGGCCAAGGACGTCGCCGTTGCCGTGGTAGTGAAAAACGGCGGCAACATCGGCGAGGCCGCCACCGGCGGCCAAGTCGCCGGGCCGATCGGACGCGCCGTGTTGCGCGCAGCACCCGCCGCCCCCGCACCCGTGGAAGGAGCAGAGTAG
- a CDS encoding PP2C family protein-serine/threonine phosphatase: MKLALNFVAVSDRGLVRTNNEDSAYAGPHLLVLADGMGGHAAGEVASQLMVEHLEHLDRDPEDADMLALLGAAAEDGNAAIEASVAEHPEQAGMGTTLTATMFNGRELGLIHVGDSRGYLLRKGELRQLTVDDTFVQSLVDGGKLAPEDVSSHPQKSLILKAYTGRAVEPHLELIEVKPGDRVLLCSDGLSDPVTQQTIQLALGDGTPEMAANRLIELALRSGGPDNVTVVVAEVVEAAEGDATAETRAVVKAGALDPGYESSHPDSAASRAAALLRKSETITPDHNRAKLQDADASDDEEGHTSGAGKKQPSSVWPWVVATLVLLLVLAVAGVMWSQSRATDAYVLKVQDSGEFVVQHTTRDNPFADAKTEDIQRACLNTKGEMRVISKDTKPGDCSIFATSDLPKDKREVEDVTGSYDDVLAKLNELADQALPACTDKKSAEEDTCREVR; this comes from the coding sequence GTGAAACTCGCGCTAAATTTCGTGGCCGTGTCCGACCGCGGCCTGGTCCGGACCAACAACGAGGACTCCGCGTACGCGGGCCCGCACCTGCTGGTGCTTGCGGACGGTATGGGCGGCCACGCCGCTGGCGAGGTAGCCAGCCAGCTCATGGTCGAGCACCTCGAGCACTTGGACCGCGACCCCGAGGACGCGGACATGCTCGCGCTTTTGGGCGCGGCAGCGGAGGACGGCAACGCCGCGATCGAGGCGTCTGTGGCTGAGCACCCCGAGCAGGCCGGCATGGGCACCACACTTACCGCGACGATGTTCAATGGCCGCGAGCTCGGCCTGATCCACGTGGGCGACTCCAGGGGCTATTTGCTTCGTAAAGGCGAACTGCGGCAGCTCACCGTCGACGACACCTTCGTCCAGTCGCTGGTGGACGGCGGCAAGCTCGCGCCCGAGGACGTCTCGTCGCACCCGCAGAAGTCCCTGATCCTGAAGGCCTACACCGGCCGGGCCGTGGAGCCGCACCTGGAGCTCATCGAGGTCAAGCCGGGCGACCGCGTGCTGTTGTGCTCCGACGGGTTGAGCGACCCGGTGACACAGCAGACCATTCAGCTCGCGCTCGGCGACGGCACCCCGGAGATGGCGGCGAACCGCCTGATCGAGTTGGCGCTGCGCTCCGGCGGGCCGGACAACGTCACCGTGGTGGTGGCGGAGGTCGTGGAGGCCGCCGAGGGCGACGCCACGGCAGAGACCCGCGCCGTGGTCAAAGCCGGCGCGCTGGACCCGGGCTACGAGTCGTCCCACCCGGACTCCGCCGCCTCCCGTGCCGCAGCGTTGCTGCGCAAGTCCGAGACCATCACTCCGGACCACAACCGGGCCAAGCTCCAGGACGCGGATGCTTCCGACGACGAGGAGGGCCACACTAGCGGCGCTGGGAAGAAGCAGCCGTCGTCGGTGTGGCCTTGGGTCGTCGCAACGCTAGTGCTTCTGCTGGTGCTTGCGGTGGCGGGCGTGATGTGGTCGCAGTCCCGCGCCACGGACGCCTACGTGCTGAAGGTGCAGGACTCCGGCGAGTTTGTGGTGCAGCACACCACTCGCGACAACCCGTTCGCGGACGCGAAAACCGAAGACATCCAGCGCGCCTGCTTAAACACCAAGGGCGAGATGCGCGTGATTTCCAAGGACACCAAGCCGGGCGATTGCAGCATCTTTGCCACCTCCGATCTGCCCAAGGACAAGCGCGAGGTCGAAGACGTCACCGGCTCCTACGATGACGTATTAGCCAAGTTGAATGAGTTGGCGGATCAGGCGCTGCCGGCCTGCACCGACAAGAAGAGCGCCGAGGAAGACACCTGCCGGGAGGTGCGATGA